One Deinococcus seoulensis DNA window includes the following coding sequences:
- a CDS encoding menaquinone biosynthesis decarboxylase — MAFPDIQSFMRLLEQRGELIRVTTPVSRELEITEIADRMVKQGGPALLFENVLGSDYPVAIGLLGTKERVALALGVDDLDGLAEKVRNLIDLSGGGSKLGLLSNVTKLRDAMNLPPRRVRNAPAQEVVWRGDEVDLAKIPVLKCWPLDGGPFVTLPLVITKDPETGERNMGMYRVQVMSKNSTGMHWQRHKTGTRHLEKARKLGQRLEVAVAIGGDPALIYAATAPLPPVPGLDEFVLAGYLRGQRYPVAKGVTVDLDVPANAEFVLEGYVDPSEDWVMEGPFGDHTGFYTLPDLYPHFHVTAVTMRRNPVYPATIVGRPPMEDAYLIEASERLFLPAAQLIIPEIVDYHMPPAGVAHNLVFVSIKKSYPGQAYKVANGLFGLGQMMFAKVIVVLDEDVTVTDFEAVWREVTQKAVPGRDTLTTRGPIDVLDHSSRGWGYGGKLIIDATTKRPEEVGSAASSRPDQAGDVLSPEGFTPRAAHDLPTFEGVLAQRQTPDGYWLVALRKTRGGQARDLAAAFAAHPAAAGIRHLLICDDQTDVNDIQDVWWTILNNIDAERDVTLHGHLLAWDGAQKLPEEGFVREWPPKIVMDQGVVDRVDRLWNVYGLPETLR, encoded by the coding sequence ATGGCCTTCCCGGACATTCAGAGCTTCATGCGCCTCCTCGAACAGCGCGGCGAACTGATCCGCGTCACGACCCCGGTCAGCCGCGAGCTGGAAATCACCGAGATCGCCGACCGCATGGTCAAACAGGGCGGCCCGGCCCTGCTGTTCGAGAACGTGCTGGGCAGCGACTACCCGGTCGCCATCGGCCTGCTGGGCACCAAGGAACGCGTGGCGCTGGCCCTCGGCGTGGACGACCTCGACGGACTGGCCGAAAAGGTCCGGAACCTCATCGACCTGTCCGGCGGCGGCAGCAAACTGGGCCTGCTGAGCAACGTCACGAAACTCCGCGACGCCATGAACCTCCCGCCGCGCCGCGTCCGCAACGCCCCCGCGCAGGAGGTCGTGTGGCGCGGCGACGAGGTGGACCTCGCCAAGATCCCGGTGCTCAAGTGCTGGCCGCTCGACGGTGGGCCGTTCGTCACGCTGCCCCTGGTCATCACGAAGGACCCGGAAACTGGCGAGCGCAACATGGGCATGTACCGCGTGCAGGTCATGAGCAAGAACAGCACCGGCATGCACTGGCAGCGGCACAAGACCGGCACCAGACACCTGGAGAAGGCCAGGAAACTGGGGCAGCGGCTGGAGGTCGCGGTCGCCATCGGCGGCGACCCGGCCCTGATCTACGCCGCCACCGCGCCCCTGCCGCCGGTACCGGGCCTGGACGAGTTCGTCCTGGCCGGGTATCTGCGCGGCCAGCGGTACCCCGTGGCAAAGGGCGTCACGGTGGATCTGGACGTGCCCGCCAACGCCGAGTTCGTGCTGGAAGGCTACGTGGACCCCAGCGAGGACTGGGTGATGGAGGGACCGTTCGGGGATCACACCGGCTTCTACACCCTGCCGGACCTGTACCCGCACTTCCACGTCACGGCCGTCACCATGCGCCGCAATCCCGTGTACCCGGCGACCATCGTGGGCCGCCCCCCCATGGAGGACGCGTACCTGATCGAGGCGTCCGAACGGCTGTTCCTGCCCGCCGCGCAACTCATCATCCCGGAGATCGTCGATTACCACATGCCGCCCGCCGGGGTCGCGCACAACCTCGTGTTCGTCAGCATCAAGAAGTCGTATCCGGGGCAGGCGTACAAGGTCGCCAACGGCCTGTTCGGCCTGGGCCAGATGATGTTCGCCAAGGTCATCGTCGTCCTCGACGAGGACGTGACCGTCACCGATTTCGAGGCCGTGTGGCGTGAGGTGACGCAGAAGGCCGTGCCGGGCCGCGACACGCTCACCACGCGCGGCCCCATCGACGTGCTCGACCACTCCAGCCGGGGCTGGGGCTACGGCGGGAAACTCATCATCGACGCGACCACCAAACGCCCCGAGGAGGTCGGCAGCGCCGCCAGCAGCCGACCCGACCAGGCCGGGGACGTCCTGTCTCCTGAGGGCTTCACGCCCCGCGCCGCGCACGACCTGCCCACCTTCGAAGGCGTTCTCGCCCAGCGGCAGACCCCGGACGGGTACTGGCTGGTCGCGCTGCGCAAGACCCGCGGCGGACAGGCCCGCGACCTCGCCGCCGCGTTCGCCGCGCACCCGGCCGCCGCAGGCATCCGCCACCTGCTGATCTGCGACGACCAGACCGACGTGAACGACATCCAGGACGTCTGGTGGACCATCCTGAACAACATCGACGCCGAACGCGACGTGACCCTGCACGGCCACCTGCTCGCCTGGGACGGCGCGCAGAAACTCCCC
- a CDS encoding transporter substrate-binding domain-containing protein gives MNTLTRTTLALAAALTVTAQAAPTTLQKGVLKIGMEGTYAPFTYRDAKGNLTGFDVDIARAVAAKMGLKAEFVLTEWSGILAGLQANKYDVIVNQVGINPEREKTIGFSRPYAYSSPQIIVKKTGSFNPKTLADLKGKRVGVGLGSNYEKGLRDAGGINVVTYPGAPEYLADLATGRLDAAYNDRLLVGYLIKSQNLPVRGAGVIGDAQPVGIAMKKSNTSLKAAVDRALLQIKADGTYAKISRQWFGQDVSKP, from the coding sequence ATGAACACCCTGACCCGCACCACCCTGGCGCTCGCCGCCGCACTGACCGTCACCGCCCAGGCCGCCCCCACCACCCTGCAAAAAGGCGTGCTGAAAATCGGCATGGAAGGCACCTACGCGCCCTTCACCTACCGCGACGCAAAAGGCAACCTGACCGGCTTCGACGTGGACATCGCCAGGGCCGTCGCCGCGAAGATGGGCCTGAAAGCCGAGTTCGTCCTGACCGAATGGAGCGGCATCCTCGCCGGCCTCCAGGCGAACAAGTACGACGTGATCGTCAATCAGGTCGGCATCAACCCCGAACGCGAGAAGACCATCGGCTTCAGCCGACCCTACGCTTACTCCAGCCCGCAGATCATCGTGAAGAAGACCGGAAGCTTCAACCCGAAGACCCTGGCCGACCTGAAAGGCAAACGCGTGGGCGTGGGCCTGGGCAGCAACTACGAGAAGGGCCTGCGCGACGCCGGCGGCATCAACGTCGTCACGTACCCCGGCGCGCCCGAGTACCTCGCGGACCTCGCCACCGGCCGCCTGGACGCCGCGTACAACGACCGCCTGCTCGTCGGGTACCTGATCAAATCCCAGAACCTGCCCGTGCGCGGCGCGGGCGTCATCGGCGACGCGCAGCCCGTCGGGATCGCCATGAAGAAAAGCAACACCAGCCTCAAGGCCGCCGTGGACCGGGCGCTGCTACAGATCAAGGCCGACGGCACCTACGCCAAGATCAGCCGCCAGTGGTTCGGGCAGGACGTCAGCAAACCCTGA
- a CDS encoding amino acid ABC transporter permease encodes MNTEQLQLVLQSAWTSLPTLLGALPVTLGFALGAMVLGLPLGFLVALARLSRLGWVRGLSGLYVSFIRGTPLLVQIFVIYYGLPSLGITLNPVAGGVIALTLNAAAYLSETMRAAILSIPKGQREAATSLGLSGAQTMRLIVLPQAARVALPSMSNTLIGLVKDTSLVSVITVVELLRSAQLVIARTFEPFGPYLAAALIYWAVSSLLEVVQRTLERRFSRGS; translated from the coding sequence ATGAACACCGAACAGTTGCAACTCGTCCTTCAGAGCGCCTGGACGTCCCTGCCGACCCTGCTGGGCGCGCTGCCCGTCACGCTGGGCTTCGCGCTGGGCGCGATGGTGCTGGGCCTGCCGCTGGGATTCCTGGTCGCGCTGGCCCGGCTGTCCCGGCTGGGCTGGGTGCGGGGCCTGAGCGGCCTGTACGTGTCGTTCATCCGGGGCACGCCGCTGCTGGTGCAGATTTTCGTCATCTACTACGGGCTGCCCAGCCTGGGCATCACCCTGAATCCCGTCGCGGGCGGCGTGATCGCCCTGACCCTGAACGCCGCCGCGTACCTGTCAGAGACGATGCGCGCCGCGATCCTGAGCATCCCGAAGGGCCAGCGGGAAGCCGCGACCAGCCTGGGCCTGAGTGGGGCGCAGACCATGCGGCTGATCGTGCTGCCGCAGGCGGCGCGGGTGGCGCTGCCCAGCATGAGCAACACCCTGATCGGACTGGTGAAGGACACGTCGCTGGTCAGCGTGATCACGGTCGTGGAACTGCTGCGCAGCGCGCAACTGGTGATTGCCCGGACCTTCGAGCCGTTCGGGCCGTACCTCGCGGCGGCGCTGATCTACTGGGCAGTCAGCAGCCTGCTGGAAGTCGTGCAGCGCACCCTGGAACGCCGCTTCTCGCGCGGCAGCTGA